Part of the Prionailurus bengalensis isolate Pbe53 chromosome B3, Fcat_Pben_1.1_paternal_pri, whole genome shotgun sequence genome is shown below.
cTTGTAATTTTTATGGACATGTTGAACTTAACATCAACACAGGGCTGAGTGGGGTGGGAGAAGACCACAAGGATATACACCAACTGTAAATAACCGTCTAGATGGGGGtctggtgtgtgcatgtgtgtgtttctctaTACTATTATGTAAAACATCTATAATGAGCCTTAAcacttaaaataagtttttattctgaaaaaaaattgatttacaGGGAGCTGCAAAGATAGTACAGGTCTAATGTACCTTTCACCTGTCTCCTCTGGTGATTACATCTTACACATTAGCATGATGTGTAAAATTGACATTAGCATaatgtgtcattttattttatgtgtagaTTCATGCAATCACCACTGCAATCAAGATACAAAACTATTTCATCACCACAAAGGTCTccctgtgggggcgcctggctggctcattcagtacagcatgcaactcttgatctcagggttgtgagtttgagccccacactcaTAGGCATAgacagtagttaaaaaaaaaaaacttacaaaaagatCTCCCTTGTGGTACCTCTGTATAGTCACATCTGTGTCCTTATCCCCACCATTCTAAATCCCTGACGAACACTACCATGTTCTCCATATTATATGATCTCATCTAAATGGAGTCATACGGTACATGACCatgtgatatgtttttttttttttttttgctcagcgTAATGCCTTTGAAATTCATCCAGGTTATTGTATCAGCAGATCGTCCCTCtttattgctgagtggtattccatggTACACATGTACTACAGTTTGTTTAGCCCTTCACTTGGTGGAGgatatttgggctgcttccaggttttggctgATGCAAATGAAACTGCTGTtaatatttgtgtacaggtttttgtgtggacatatgttttcatttctctgggataaacaCCCCAGAGTGTGATTACCAAGttgtattataatatatagttAGTATTTTAAGAaccttccaaactgttttccagggtaATTGTAccatttatattcccatcagcaatgtatgacaGATCCAGTTTTTCTGGATCTCTCCAGGCTTTTGCAGTCTCGCTATTTTTTCACTATAGCAATTCTGATAGATGTGTAGCGATATCTTCCTCATTGCAGGTCACTGGAGTTCTTTCTCTGCAGTCTTGTGCCCCCTGGTATTCTGCCCCATGAACTCTAGTTGTCTGGGCCTCcttggactctcaattctatcgCCTCAACTCAGGGAGACTGACAGACTCTGCCTGGGTCCCCCCTCTGTACCACCTGGCCTAGAAACTCTCCCCagggggggaggctgggggagtaAGCTCATCCCGTTTGGTGGCCCCTCTCTCAATGATCACTGTACTTCATTGTCTCTTGTCAATGCCTTGAAAATCTATCATttcatataattcattttttttttagcagtttcaGGCAAAATCCAATCGCTGTTCCTCTATCCTCACTCCAAGTGGAAGTCCATATTTTAGATTGATTTACGAGAAATAGCACTTATACTTAGAATCTAAGTCTTAGATGGATTCATTGTCAATTTTCTTATCAGAGCATCTATTCTATCTGTatctctctatatctatctacctgccttttatctatcatctatctatctatctatctatctatctatctatctatcatctatctatctacctatctaatCTATGTACCTTCCTGCTTGCCAATCATTGGTCTATCATAAATTTTGCTTAGCTAGAAGTCAAAGTTCTAATATCAGAACTGCCAATACTTACCTGTAGCATCTGAGACATTAACTTCTTCAAgtcactttatttgttttttttaaacattttatttatttatttattcatttatttatttatttatttacttatttatttattgagagagcacaagcaggggaggggcagagagagagggagacacagaatccaaagcaggctccaggctccgagctgtcagcacagagcctgatgtggggccctaacctatgaaccatgagatcatggcctgagccgaagtcgaatgctcaatgaactgagccactcagtcgcccTTTGAGtcactttatttgtaaaatgaagtgtTGGTCTATATGAGCCATAATTCCTTCTCTGAGATTCTAGATGTTGTTTGCCTTCTCGGAGAAGCAGTGAGCACTGTTGTTAGCTGCAGCTCTAGGATGTATTATTTCTGATAGGAAAATGCATTGAGCAGGTAATGAGCATGTATTGATAATTGCTATGTAATAATAACTACAATAGCTAATATATTGATCCTTTTACATGCAGTGTCTTGTGTAATCTTGACAACATCTCTGTGGGGTAAAAGCTACTATTAGTCAAATTTAGAAGATGAGAAAGCTCAGGGCACCttctggctcagtaggtagagcctgtgactcttgacctcagggttgtgagctagAGTCCCACACTGGGggtggagattgcttaaaaataaaattaaaaacaaattctttagaAGATGAGAAAACCATGGCctacaaagggaaaaacaaaaccaaaacgcTGTCAGTCTAAAGGTTATACTTAGACCACAGACgtatgtcctttttttctttaatcgaGGCTTAATTTCAGACAATTCCTAATAGTAACCAAAACACCTGATTATAAAGAAGAAGGTGATGAGTGTGGTTGAATGTATTATCTTTGCAGACTCTAGACAGCTACTGGGTTCAGCAGAGGATTCCTTATGGCCTCTTCATGTTCCAAATAGACCTTACCAGAACAGATGGGCAGAATGGACACCAGAGAAGGATAGCACAGGCAACAAGAGGGTGAAATGTAATAAACACCTGGAGTGAAGTAGATGCTCAGTGTTGGTTAGTTGTTATTATACTTATTGTAAATGATCATCCTCATCACTGCAGAAGGTCAGCGAGGCATACCTTGCCAATCACAGAGGCAGTTCCCAGAGACAATTTGAAAACCCCTGCCTGAATGACAAAGCAAAAGATCCTCCTGAAGAGACTTGTTTGCATCCAGAGAAGGTTTGCATAGTGTTTTCACAATCTCCAGagtgttttaaaaactattatctCATGATGGCACTTTTAgctaaggaagagaagagaatcaaCATTGTAACCCTCCGGGTTTTACTCACTCAGGCTGCAGGAACTGACAGAGGTAGTGCTGCTTTGGATACGGTCTTATCTAGGGCTAAATTGTCAGGTTCGCAAAATCTGTCTGTTCTTATGGGAATGTGGTTTTTGGCTGGGTTGCAAATAGGGAGCAAGGAGTGGAGGACAGGGATAGGCTTCATAAGTTAAGTTATGTGCAAATTATGACTGACACAAATATTCCAAGTGTTCAAATTAAGTCATGACACAATTCTATaatgtaaaaagcaaaatagCCATGTCGGTCCATATAAAGGCCAAAGGTCTTGATGTTCCAGAAATGACAGGAAAGGGTTAAAGAAAGTACATGcggagaatattaaaaaatgacttgATCTGAAATTCATGACaaaataaggctgctataaacctCAGGATAGTGGGTGTAACTTAGGAGTCGGACAATTGACCAAATGAAACTGATTTTCCTAAGCTGGAGACGTTTCCTGCCTTGGACGTCTGGGTCTGTCTCAGTGTCCAAATAACCTTACTTCAAAGTGTTtgtgggagcagagagaattGGGTGAGTGTGTTTATTCAGTGCTGGTGGGAGGAATGGAAGGAGGTTGGGCTTGGGAATTAAGTCTGGGTTTAAGAGCACATGGACCAGCAGGAGCTAACCATTTTTCTACAGACGAGCATCCAGGGCActtttcaggaagaaggaaacccTGGGAGGGAAGAACCTGGGGAACAGGAGAACGCAAAAATCTTTGAGGCTACTTAGGTGTGGAGGTAAGTCACAGTGGTGTTGAGTGCCCTAGGGAACAACATGGGAagttcttttacttaaaaaaaatttttttaaatattgacatattttttactttaaagttaCAACAATATTACAAAGAACTCCTGAATGCTCTCTATtcagatacataattttaaaagcttcccccctggggcacctggttagctcagtcagttaagcatcagattcttgatttctgttcaggtcattatctcacagttcataagttccagccgcaagtcaggctctgtgctgacagaatggagtctgtttgagattctctctcttcctttctctctgcccctccctcactctccctatctctctctcaaaataaataaataaactttaaaaataaataaaataaacaaaaacttgccccctatattaaaaaaaatcattttctttctttctctgtaaaggcatgtatatacatacatataacctATATTTTGAACCATTTGAGGGTAAGTTGCAAACATTGTACCCCTTTATTCCTTAATATttcaggtttcattttttaagaagatattcttttaaataatcataGTATACTATTTCAACTTCAGTATATCAAAGATTGATAGAACACTCCTATCTACTCCACAGACTATATTCTAATTTTATCAATTATCTCAATGCTCTTTAcagcaattttcttttctagtagggaaggtctctctctctctttaagtttatttatttgttttgagagacagagatagtgtgagtgggggaggggcagacaaagagggagagagagaatcccaagcaggctatgtgctgccagtgcagagcctgacatggggcttaaactcatgaaaccgcaaggtcatgacctgggccaaaaccaagagccagatgcttaaccgattgggccacccaggcgccccaggaagatcTCTCTTTGACTGGGGGATGAAATTGGCCTAGCAGGACAAAAATACATGTTCCTACTCTCAGCACTCATTGGGATCTTTATTAGTAGGGGAACCCCAGAAGATCAGTTGTTtggttgttttggggtttttttgtttgtttcattcttaCTCCATTTCCTCTCTGAGAGTACAAAACTAATCAGCAGGAAATATCCAAGTgctaaagaatatatataagaatatatatataagaatattatatataaagaatatatataagaatatatataagaatatatatattatatatatatatatatatatatatatatatatatatatatatatatataggggcaggaggggcagagagagagagggagacacagaatctgaagcaggctccaggctctgagctgtcagcacagagtccgagccagggttcaaacccacaagccatgagatcatgacctgagttgaagttggatgctcaaccgactgagccacccagtgccccaagtGATCTTTAGTAGTAGAAGGTTTCTGGCATGACATCATGTGGTTTTAACAGGGTCCTGGGATGCGAAATTGGGCATAGCCTCCCTGCCAACACCCCACCTGTCCCTACCACACAGTCTAAGCTTAGTAGTAAGAATGGACCATGGtacttcttctatttctttttatcttttgaggggaggggtgggtagaAAGGAGAGTAATAGATGCTTGAAGGAGCAAAAATTGACTTGGGGTAAAAATAGAGAGATCGTCTCCTATGACAATTCTAGTCCTTTACTGAGAATAAGGCTTTCTCTAGGAATTTCTCTCAAGGAAAGTGACACTGTACTTATTTGTCTTCTCAACCATTCTCTTGGGTTATTTGGGTTAATTTCTGTTTAAGAGTCACTGGATGTCAACTTTCCCCACTGACTCCCCATATGTGAACCAATTTTAGGGCTGCTTCTCCCCACCATCTTCCTGTTCTGCAGGATAAGCTGTGGCTTATCACACAGCAACAGGAATGTTGTGGGGAGTGaccagagaaatgagaaaagaacaagCAAGAATCTCTCCCTTGAGGGGATTGGGTAGTgcggagaaaggagaggagacccCAAAGACCAAGTTGTCAGGGTTTAGGGAGTCTGGGGTCCCCGATGGAGCCAAGTTTCATCTCAAAGCCAGTCCTTctgtttcccttctccctccaggaAAGATGAAGCTGACTCTGGTACAGATCTTCTTTATGATGTTGCTGCTGTTACTGGGCCTGGGGGTGGGTCTGGGGTTGGGACTTCAGATGGCTGCCGCAGTCCTCGAGGATAGTGATGAGCCCCTGAGTGAGTTTTTGTCTAGCGATTCAGAGGACAAGACCAAAGCCACTAAAGGAGAGGGCATCCGAACTACAGAAACCATGCTGCTTAGCAACAAAGGAATAGTGCAACCTGGCTGGCCAGAAGAGACAATCCTTGGTGAAGACGAAGTTGGAGGGAACAAGATGCTCAGAGCTGAAGCTCCCTTGCAGAGCAACAAAGACTATCTCAGGTTTGACCTGATGGCCAGGGAATGCAATGCCCTGATGGCACACAAGGTGAAGGAACACAACCACACATGCATAGCCCAGTACACATTCATCCACGAAGATCTAGATACGGTCAGAGCTGTCTGTAATAATCCTGTTGTTGCCTGTGAACTCAAGGGAGGCAAATGCCACAAAAGCTCCCGTCCTTTTGATTTGACATTCTGCAAGTTGTCCAAACCAGGCCAAGTCACTCCTCACTGTAATTACctcactttcatttttgaaaagtttattatTATATCCTGTAATGACATGAAGGTCCAGGTGATGTCTGGACAATGAAGCAacttcccttcttcttccccttccccgtctcctctttcccttctttcccactTCTTTCTCATACCCTTTTCCTCCTGTTAGGTGTTCTGCAAAAAAGGTTCTGGGAAGAGAGGCTGACCTATTCCTTACCACTGTGCCCTGAAAACACAATTCTTCATTGTCCTAGGTTTCACCCACCCTGCATCTTTTTTTGCTGGGGTTACAGGTGGCAAAATAGGGTAATGATATATGGTCTCTTCAGGTCCTCCATCACTCCTGCCCTGGAAAGGGATCAGTGAAGAGATTCTCTAGTATCTGCTGTGATCCTTGCCACCAGTCTGTTCCCTGGTATGTTTGCCTTTGGATATGGACTACAGGAGCTCACTGTAGTCCCATGTCCTTCCCTGTGATCCATGAGCCTCTAGGACAATCACGTGAGCCCCTTGGGCTTTCCACACAGCACCCCTGCACTGCAGAAGCAAATCAGTGACTGTATCTAGGACTGCATCTGGTGAACCATGTggataaggttttttttcttgagttacCCAAAATAGAAGTTTCAGGTAAAGAATTGTGGACCTGTATACATGATTTAATTAGCCTTTAATTAATTTGAGTATACAATATATGACCCTATGAAGTCATAAGCATCTTTGTAGAAGCAACTATATTATAAGTTTCTCCTCTATTCTTCTTTGGCACATTTATTGATTATCTGCTTGTTGATTATCTGGGACCTTTTCAGGAGTTATAAAAATTGTATGAAACATAGAATCATTCAAGAGAAGCAACTTTTCTGACCCCTGTCAAACACTATGCAGTCAATAAAAACTGCTGAGTAGCCTGATTCACATTTCAGAGGGCTCAAtgtgttcttttctcttccagaCAAGCAGGAAGGAAGCTATCCTTCTATGTGGACACTCTACTAGATGCTGTCACGTACTTGGTTTTACATAATCCCCATAAAGAGGGACAGTAGATAagctccactttacagatgagaagtaacaggcacagagaggccaaTTTCACCTTGACCAAGATCACCCCACTTATAAATGGTTGATCTATAATTCAAATGGGGTGTTCCTGCCCTTCCCTTCATTTGCTGCTTCCCGATTTGCAGCACCCTTCAGTTTGGTCTCCTGGACCCCAAAGGGTAACATTCAACTCACTAGAGGTTAGGGCCTGGATTCTGGATTCTTTGTCTTGTGATAAGTACATATGTACTATATACTataggaaaatgagagagagagagagagagagagagagagagagagagagagagagagagagagaatgttcagAAGAGAATCTCTAGGTTTTGAGTCCTTCTCTCAGGACATGAACACAGAGCCAGACTGTGACTTTAGAGGCCCAACATCCTGGATAATTATGGATTCTAcccaaaatacttaaaaaaaaaaaaaaaaacagagagagatagagagagagacctagggcacctgggtggctcagttggttgagcgtcctactcttgatttttgcttaggtcatgttcccagagtcatgggtttgagccccatgtcagactctgcactgaacatggagcctgattagaattctccctctctctctctttctctacctctttccctcttccctgcttgtgtactctctctccatctcaagaaagaaagagagaaagaaaaaaagaaacccaactaAAACATAGTACATTTATATGAAAGTTCAACAAAGTTTGGATTTTTACCCAAATTACTACACaaatccttttgaaaaaaatataaatacatttttttcaaaatcaatctCCTTGCTCTCactaatattctctttttctttttggcccCTATTTTGCTAGTGATCTTACTCTGCCTGTTGGGTAACATAGCACTGAACATAATAAGCTGCTGGAAGGGAGGGACTAAGGCCAAAAAAATCACTTTATGATCTGCAAGGCATTGAAACATCATCTTCAGAACACTCTGTACAAGTTTCTCTTAACCTTGGCTGTTCATTAGAATCTCCTTGTTAAAAATACAACGCATATAATCCCAATAAGTATAATTCCAGGGATATCGATCCAATTAGTCTGAGTTTGGGTCTGCACACCAAGTGGAATCCAAGCATTTTGAGGTTTCTGTTACAATTCCTCTTACAGCAGTTTTTCTGTGAATTGTTTTCAAAGACTGTTAATAGACATGTGAAAATGATTTGGGAGATGCTGGGTGAAATAGAGTTAAGTTTGTTTTATGCAGATCTCACAACCTTTACTATTAGCGTGGCTGTGAATCTCTAATAGGCAGAGTTCAGATCATATTCAGTATTGCTAAATTGATTTTACCATGAAATCCACCCTTCCCTTAATCATTTAATAACATCTTCTAGAACTTATGTTTCTAGTTGGGAAAAGTTGTCCTAGAATTTTCTAAGCCTTTCTCCTGGCTTTGTTCATTTAATATGGCTATCACTGGGCCTACCTTAAAGACTAACAACTAGATAAGATTATAAAGTAATCTGTGTTTAGACTATAAGTCAATCTCATGTGATATGCTGCTGTAGGAGAAAGGAGCCAGTTCTTGAGAATCATATAATCATGGCATGAAATTGAAGCTCTGCCACTTAAAAGCAGTTGTGATCATGGATAATAGTTCTTAGGTCTCAGAACTTCAGtcccttatttgtaaaatgagataatagtacctacttcatagggtaGCTATGAGAATTATATGAGGTTAAATGGCCCATAATAGGGTTCAGTAAGTGGCAGCTGCATTTGGTGGTGATGTTGCTGGGCTCGGTGCTCATTGAGCACctaaccatttctttaaaaaaatttttaatgtttatttttgagagagacagaggagcatgagcagggggaggggcagagagagggagacacagaatccgaagcaggctccaagctgttagcccagagtccaacacagggctcaaactcaagaaccgcaagatcatgacctgagccgaacgcttgatcaactgagccacccaggtgccccaagcacctAAGCATTTTGACAGGCTCCATCTGGAAGCAGTACTATAATACAAAATGCAATACCATTGGCATGTCTTACAATTTTGGGCATGTTGGCTACTATGTGGATATGTGGGATCCTGTAAAACTCCTCAAATTCCATCCCTTGGATATCCACAAAATTTATATACTTGGGGCTAGTGCAGTCCTTAGAACTCAGCAAACAGGGCCTCTGCCCTGGGCCCAACCCCTCAGAACTACCCTACACTTTTGGAGTGCCTTTCACATAGGAAGTCCTCCTCTTGTGTCTGGTACTGACTAGGACCAACAGTACCATCTAGATCAGGTGCTCCAAGCTT
Proteins encoded:
- the RNASE10 gene encoding inactive ribonuclease-like protein 10; the encoded protein is MKLTLVQIFFMMLLLLLGLGVGLGLGLQMAAAVLEDSDEPLSEFLSSDSEDKTKATKGEGIRTTETMLLSNKGIVQPGWPEETILGEDEVGGNKMLRAEAPLQSNKDYLRFDLMARECNALMAHKVKEHNHTCIAQYTFIHEDLDTVRAVCNNPVVACELKGGKCHKSSRPFDLTFCKLSKPGQVTPHCNYLTFIFEKFIIISCNDMKVQVMSGQ